The Halalkalicoccus tibetensis genome contains the following window.
GAGGTAGAACTCGTGGTCGCTCTCGTAGCCCTCGCGGTCCTCTAGGGCGTCGAGCAGGCGCTCCATCTCCTCGGCCAGGTTCTCCGGGATGTTCTCGTACTCGAAGGTCCACAGGTAGGTCAGCCAGCCCGAGTCCTCGTCGCGCAGCCGACGGTAGCTCGCGAGGTCGTTCTCGTAGAGGATGAACAGCGCCCGGCGTACGTCGTTGAGCTCCAGGTCGAGCTCCTCGGCGAGCTCCTCGTCGGTGACCTCCCCGTCGGGCGGCGCGGCGGCGACCGGCATTCCCTTCGGCCCCACCAGCTCGTGCAAATACTTCTGTATGACGGGGTCCTCGAGTAGATCCTCAAAAGCCATTAACCGCCATTACATTGCTCCCCGGTTAAGTCTTGCCAACTACTCCGTTCTACGGGGCGTGCCTGACGACCCCGATCGTAGGGGAGGGCTCGTGGACCCGTTCACCCCGAGTCGGTAGACTCGACCTTCTTCCCCGTCTCCTGTGGGATCACCCGCTGGTCGGCGTCCTCCCACTCCCGCTCCAGCTCTCGGCCCTCGAACAGCCGGTCGAGGAACACCGCGAGACCCGCCACCTCCGAGTGGGGCTGGTTGGTGACGCCGACGTTCCAGTCGGCGTGTTCGTAGATCCCGAACGGGACCTTCTCGCCGCCGACGACGACGAGGAGGGGCTCACCGGACTCGCCATGGGCCGCGCGGATCTCGCTCTCGACGTCCTGGACCCGCTCGCCGTACATCGTCAGGTGAACCACGCTCCCCTCCCACCCCCGAACGAGCGCCTTCTGCGAGCTCGAGAGCTCGACCGCGAAGGGGCCGCCGAAGCGGGTCGTGATGTCCTCGACGGTCTCCTTCGACTGGCCGGCGTTGTCGGGGAGGATCGCCCGGTCGGCGCCGAGCGCGCGGGCCGTGAGCCCGACGTGGGTCGTCATCCGCTCGTCGCGGCCCGGCCGGTGGCCCAGCCGGCAGACGGCGACCTCCGGTGTGTCGTGCATGGGACCGATCGGCCCGGCAACGGGTAGGCGGTTTCGGTTCGGTTTTTACCCCGGCGACGCCAGTGATCGACAATGAGCGCGCTCGATCGTCTCGGCGAGTACGTCCGCGAACACCGCGGGGGACTGCTGACGGATTTCGTCTTCGCCCTCGCGTGGGTGACGCTGGTCAACGTCATCTTCGTCGTCGTCGACGGCCCCCAGTGGGCCTACTACATGCTCATGCTCGCGGGCGTCCTCGCGTACTTCGGGTTCGTCTGGAGCCTCGAGATCGCGAGAGAAGGGAGCGGTTAGTCGTCCTGGCGGGCGTCGACGACGAGCACGGGTCGGTGGGTCGTCCGCAGGACCCGTTCGGCGACGCTGCCCAGCAGGACCCGCGAGACGCCGCTGCGGCCGTGCGAGCCCATGACGATCATGTCGGCGTCGTGCTCGTCGGCGTAGCTCGTGATCACGGTGTGGGGGCGCCCCGCGGCGATATGTTCGACCGTCGGAACGCCGCTTTCCTCGGCGCGCTCGACGACACGGTCGGTCGCATCGCGGGCCTTCCGTTCGACCTCCTCCATCTCGCCGAACTTGCCGGCCCGGATGCGATCGACCTGTTCGGTGCCGAGGCTGAGGTCCATCGCGTCGGTGTCGACGACGTACAGCGTGTGCAGCGTCGCGCCGTACGTCTCGGCGAGATCGATCGCGCGTTCGACCGCCAGTTCCGCGACGTCGCTTCCGTCCGTCGGGACGAGTATCGTGTCGTACATATCAGTTCTCCGTCTGGGTGTTCGAGACGTCCTCGCCGCCGTCGGTGGCGGCGACCTCTTCGGCGCTCTGCATCCGGCTCATCGGCTCGGGGCTGTGACACTGGCGGACCAGCCGCTTGACGCGCTCGGGCGGGTCGTCCGTCACGAGCGAGACGCCGATGATGATCGCGAAGACCGTCGGCACGGTCACCAGCGACGAGGACGTCGCCGGGATCGCGGCCGCGAGCGCGGGGACGAACGGCTCCTCGAGCCCGATCCCCTGTGCGCCGAACTCGTTGACGATCGTCACGACCGAGACCGTCAGCCCGAAGACCATGCCGGCGAGCGCTCCTTCCCTCGTCGTGCGCTCCCACCACAGCCCGAGGAAGAAGACGGGGAACATCACGTTGCCCGCGATCGCGAAGGCCGCCGCGACCAGCGCCGCGATCAGGCCGACGTTTGCGACGCCCGTCAGCGTCACCAGGATGCCGAGGGCGACGATCGTCACGCGGCCGACGATGATCTGCTCGCGCTGGCTCGCGTCCTCCTTGTAGAGGTTCGTGTAGATGTCGTGGGCGGCCGCCGAGGAGCCCGAGACGAACAGCCCGGCGGTCGTCGCGAGCGCCGCGGCGATCGCGCCCGCCGCGACGAGGCCGACGAGCCACTCGGGCAGGCCCGCCAGTTGAGCCGTCAGGACGACGACGACGTCACCCTGGTCTCCCGAGAACGGGAACTCCAGGCCGGCCGTCTGGTCGAACAGGATGGTCCCGAAGGCGGCGTAGGCGGCGGTGCCCCAGTAGAGCAGGCAGATGAAGAAGAGCCCCCAGACACAGGACCACCGGGCCGTGCGCTCGTTGTCGACCGTGTAGAACCGAACGAGGACGTGGGGGAGCCCACACGTCCCGAAGATCAGCGTGAAGGCCAGCGCGACCCATTCGTAGTAGCCCGCGTTGGCGAAGGGCTCGGTGAACTCGGCGGCGATCATGTCCGAAACGTACGCGGCCTCGGTGCCGAACTCGAGGAACGGCATCACCGTCGAGTAGCCCTGCGAGAAGCCGACGGCGTACATCCCTGCGATGAACGCTCCGATCAGGATGACGTACTGGATGGCCATGTTCTTCGTCGTGCCCAACATTCCCGAGAGCGCGACGTAGATGATCGTGATCGTCATCAGCATGACCACGCCGACCTCGTAGCTGGTGCCGAAGACGTACATCGACATCAGCCCCATGCCACGGGCCTGGCTGACGGCGTAGACGTACGCGATGACGATCGTCGTCACCGCCGCGATCGCGCGGCCGGTCTCGGAGTAGAAGCGGTCGGCGACGAAGTCCGGCGCGGTGTACTTCCCGAACCGGCGGAACTGCGCGGCCAGGAAGATGAGCAGGATGAAGTAGCCCGTCGTCCAGCCGACGAGATACGCCAGTCCGAAATAGCCGGAGACGGCTATCGTTGCGGCCACGCCGAGGTAGCTCGCCGCGCTCATCCAGTTGGCACCGATCGCCATCCCGTTTTCGATGTTCCCGATACCGCGACCGGCGACCCAGAGGTCGTCGACGTCGGCGACACGGAAGAACAGCCCGACGCCCAGGAACAGCGCCAGCATGGCGAAGACGGTGATCGCCGGGATCAGCTTGAACCCGATGTCGAGCCCCTCGGGGATGACCTGTAGCGCCACGGCGTCGATCATCGCGTCTCACCGCCGTCGGATCGCGGCTCCGACGAGGATCCGGAGCCCTCGGCTCCCTCACCGCCGTCGGCCGCCGTGGCCTCTTCGGTGGATTCGGGCTCGGGCTGGCCGTGTTGGACGTCATATTTCTCGTCGAGCTTGTCGCGTCGCCAGGCGTAGAACACCGAGAGCAACAGCGCGCCAAGCGGGATCCCGATGGCCGTCACCATGAACAGCGTCGGGGTGCCCGCGATCCGGTGGGCGTCGGCGGCCTGAGGCGCGATCGCCGCGACCGTCACCGGGCCGAAGACGATCACGATCCAGGCGGCGAACGTCGCCCAAACCACCTTCAGGTGGTCCCGCATGAACGGGGTTTGGGGCTTGAACAGGTTGATCCGCGTGTCCAAGTAGTTGGCCGTCTGGACGGTCCCGCCGTCGGGTCTGGTCTCCGCAGGGTCGTCGTCTGAGTCGGGTTCGGTCGACATTTTTTGGTTTTTAATGGTGTTAGTTGGGGTCGGCGCGGATCCCCGGCTGTCCGCGTCGAACCGGAGAGAAGCGCGCCGGGTGGTCAGTCGTTCTGCACTCGCTGTTGGATCTCGCTGACGACGTCGGGGTTGCGCAGCGTCGACGTGTCGCCGAGCTCCTCCTCGTTGGCGATGTCCTCGAGCAGCCGGCGCATGATCTTGCCCGAGCGGGTCTTGGGCAGCTCGTCGGTGAAGACCACCTGCTCGGGACGGGCGATCGGCCCGATGGCGTCCTCGACGCCCGCGACGATTCCCTTACGGAGGTCCTCGTCGCCCTCGTGGCCGTCCTCGGTGATCACGTAGGCGTAGACCGCCTCGCCCTTCATCTCGTGGTCGCCGCCGACGACGGCGGCCTCGGCGACGCCCTCGACGCCGACGATCGCCGACTCGATCTCCATCGTTCCCAGCCGGTGACCGGAGACGTTGAGCACGTCATCGACACGGCCCAACACGGTGATGTAGCCGTCCTCGTCGATCTTCGCGCCGTCCTCGGGGAAGTACACCCACTCGTCCGAATCGGGATCCGAGTACTCCCGCCAGTACTCGTCGATGAACCGGTCGTCGTTCTTATAGAGCGTCCGCAACATCCCGGGCCAGGGCCGGTCGATGGTGAGATAGCCGGCCCGGCCGGCCTCGACCTCCTCGCCGTTAGTGTCGACGACGTTCGCGCTGATGCCCGGCAGGGGCGGACCGGCCGAGCCGGGTTTCATGGTGCCGATGCCCGGTAGCGTCGTGACCATGTGACCTCCGTTCTCGGTCTGCCACCAGGTGTCCACGACCGGGCACTCCTCGTCGCCGATGTGCTTGTAGTACCACTTCCAGGCGCGGGGGTTGATGGGCTCGCCGACGGTGCCGAGCAGCCGCAGGCTCGAGAGGTCGTGTTCGTTGGGGTACTCCTCGCCCCACTTCATGAACGCGCGGATCGCCGTCGGCGCCGTGTAGAGCTGGGTGACGTCGTAGTCCTCGACGATCTCCCAGAGGCGGTCCTTCTCGGGGTAGTCGGGCGTCCCCTCGTACATCACGCTGGTGGTACCGAGCGCGAGCGGCCCGTAGACGATGTAGGAGTGGCCGGTGATCCAGCCGATGTCGGCCGAACACCAGTAGGTGTCCTCGGGCTTGACGTCCAGCACCGCGTGGGTCGTCCACGCCGTGTAGGCGAGATAGCCGCCGGTGGTGTGTTTCACCCCCTTGGGCTCGCCGGTGGTGCCCGAGGTGTACATCAGGAACAGCATGTCCTCGGCGTTCCGGGTCACCGGTTCGACCTCCGCGCCCTCGTGGTCGGCGATCAGGTCGGCGTAGTCGAGCTGGTCCTCGCCCAGGTCGTGGCCGAAGCCCTCCTCGCCGAGGCGGTCGACGACCACCGTCGTGGTGTCGTGGTCGACGTCATCGAGCCCCTCGTTCGCCTTCTCGAGGTGGTCGAGCGCGTCCCCGCGGCGGTAGTAGCCGTCGCAGGTGATCAGGAACTCCGAGTCCGCAGACTTCATCCGGGTCGCGAGCGCGTCCGCGGAGAAGCCCGCGAACACCACCGAGTGCGGTGCGCCGATCCGGGCACACGCGAGCATCGCGATCGGGAGTTCGGGGATCATCGGGAGGTACATCGTCACGACGTCGTCCTCCTCGACGCCCAGCTCCCGGAACGCCGCCGCCGTCTGGTTCACCTCCTCGTAGAGCTCGTCGTAGGTGTAGGTGCGCGTCTCGTCGGTCGGTTCGCCCACCCAGTCGATGGCGACCTCGTCGCCGCGGCCCTCCTCGATGTGGCGGTCGATGCAGTTGTAGGCGGCGTTGAGCTCGCCGTCGCCGAACCACTCGTAGAACGGTGCGTCCTCGTCGTCGAGCACCTCCGTGTACTCCTCGTCCCAGTCCAGCAGATCCGCGGCCCCCTCCCAGCAGTCGGGCCAGTTCTCCTCGAACTCCTCGTAGATCCCCGGATCCGAGACGTTCGCCTGCTCGACGAACTCCTCCGACGGCTCGAAGGAGTCCTGTTCGGCCAGCCGTGCCTCGAGTTGAACGTCCTCGTCCTCGTTGTCACCAGCCATGGTATAAACGGTCAATACGGAACATGGGTAGTAAACATGGGATCTAGCTGTGCAAAACGTCCTGATATTCCGTGATCATTCCCCCTCGAACAGCAGCTCGAGGAGCTCGCGCTGGCCCTTCCGGAGGTGGCTGTGCAGCGTCGGCGAGGAGACGCCCATGGCGTCGGCGACCTCCTCGGCGGTGCTGCCCCGCGGCCAGTCGAAGTAGCCCCCGAAGTACGCCGCCCGCAGCGCCGCCCGCTGAC
Protein-coding sequences here:
- a CDS encoding DUF4212 domain-containing protein — translated: MSTEPDSDDDPAETRPDGGTVQTANYLDTRINLFKPQTPFMRDHLKVVWATFAAWIVIVFGPVTVAAIAPQAADAHRIAGTPTLFMVTAIGIPLGALLLSVFYAWRRDKLDEKYDVQHGQPEPESTEEATAADGGEGAEGSGSSSEPRSDGGETR
- a CDS encoding transcription factor; amino-acid sequence: MAFEDLLEDPVIQKYLHELVGPKGMPVAAAPPDGEVTDEELAEELDLELNDVRRALFILYENDLASYRRLRDEDSGWLTYLWTFEYENIPENLAEEMERLLDALEDREGYESDHEFYLCEVCSIRFEFGEAMDFGFECPECGSPLESMDNDRLVDAMERRIDELRGELNVESEA
- a CDS encoding universal stress protein; this translates as MYDTILVPTDGSDVAELAVERAIDLAETYGATLHTLYVVDTDAMDLSLGTEQVDRIRAGKFGEMEEVERKARDATDRVVERAEESGVPTVEHIAAGRPHTVITSYADEHDADMIVMGSHGRSGVSRVLLGSVAERVLRTTHRPVLVVDARQDD
- a CDS encoding sodium:solute symporter family transporter, producing the protein MIDAVALQVIPEGLDIGFKLIPAITVFAMLALFLGVGLFFRVADVDDLWVAGRGIGNIENGMAIGANWMSAASYLGVAATIAVSGYFGLAYLVGWTTGYFILLIFLAAQFRRFGKYTAPDFVADRFYSETGRAIAAVTTIVIAYVYAVSQARGMGLMSMYVFGTSYEVGVVMLMTITIIYVALSGMLGTTKNMAIQYVILIGAFIAGMYAVGFSQGYSTVMPFLEFGTEAAYVSDMIAAEFTEPFANAGYYEWVALAFTLIFGTCGLPHVLVRFYTVDNERTARWSCVWGLFFICLLYWGTAAYAAFGTILFDQTAGLEFPFSGDQGDVVVVLTAQLAGLPEWLVGLVAAGAIAAALATTAGLFVSGSSAAAHDIYTNLYKEDASQREQIIVGRVTIVALGILVTLTGVANVGLIAALVAAAFAIAGNVMFPVFFLGLWWERTTREGALAGMVFGLTVSVVTIVNEFGAQGIGLEEPFVPALAAAIPATSSSLVTVPTVFAIIIGVSLVTDDPPERVKRLVRQCHSPEPMSRMQSAEEVAATDGGEDVSNTQTEN
- the acs gene encoding acetate--CoA ligase; the protein is MAGDNEDEDVQLEARLAEQDSFEPSEEFVEQANVSDPGIYEEFEENWPDCWEGAADLLDWDEEYTEVLDDEDAPFYEWFGDGELNAAYNCIDRHIEEGRGDEVAIDWVGEPTDETRTYTYDELYEEVNQTAAAFRELGVEEDDVVTMYLPMIPELPIAMLACARIGAPHSVVFAGFSADALATRMKSADSEFLITCDGYYRRGDALDHLEKANEGLDDVDHDTTTVVVDRLGEEGFGHDLGEDQLDYADLIADHEGAEVEPVTRNAEDMLFLMYTSGTTGEPKGVKHTTGGYLAYTAWTTHAVLDVKPEDTYWCSADIGWITGHSYIVYGPLALGTTSVMYEGTPDYPEKDRLWEIVEDYDVTQLYTAPTAIRAFMKWGEEYPNEHDLSSLRLLGTVGEPINPRAWKWYYKHIGDEECPVVDTWWQTENGGHMVTTLPGIGTMKPGSAGPPLPGISANVVDTNGEEVEAGRAGYLTIDRPWPGMLRTLYKNDDRFIDEYWREYSDPDSDEWVYFPEDGAKIDEDGYITVLGRVDDVLNVSGHRLGTMEIESAIVGVEGVAEAAVVGGDHEMKGEAVYAYVITEDGHEGDEDLRKGIVAGVEDAIGPIARPEQVVFTDELPKTRSGKIMRRLLEDIANEEELGDTSTLRNPDVVSEIQQRVQND
- a CDS encoding tRNA (cytidine(56)-2'-O)-methyltransferase; translation: MHDTPEVAVCRLGHRPGRDERMTTHVGLTARALGADRAILPDNAGQSKETVEDITTRFGGPFAVELSSSQKALVRGWEGSVVHLTMYGERVQDVESEIRAAHGESGEPLLVVVGGEKVPFGIYEHADWNVGVTNQPHSEVAGLAVFLDRLFEGRELEREWEDADQRVIPQETGKKVESTDSG